One part of the Melioribacteraceae bacterium genome encodes these proteins:
- a CDS encoding PP2C family protein-serine/threonine phosphatase, with translation MQNYFASHRYWIISWIAILGLIIVFYPLNPYESMELKTTRPEAVEIAKEFLTQQNIDPDKFYVEAFLDYSPVEIRYIIKKLGGKEFKNYGWNEKWSNLSWTVYFHQNLPRQMQQLSYTVDVSNTGEIFGFNKTLTDTTTIPSLSKSEATELISLYLSNEIGNDFREMKLIETREENFRNRTDFSFRWERTEPRLNAKIVITSRVSGNTIGGYSYYFEVPQQEREYFEASEAIYGTVSVIFVIFLIILAFYLFLKKYHQGEVWISVGRIFFILYFLLSLINLINYWPAIGQGAMIGDVSFLYTKIIVLLVNGLIISFFMSILIFASWTVGESYARSLWPGKLKGIDAFIKGHFFAIDSGTALFKGFVLGNALAFSYLVVGLILNKPEAKIFLSPAGLMEGFASYIPVLATILEGASVSILAAISVPFFIVNISYQRWKRKWVSILLSGLVTTLAFVIASTPPSLNNFAINLLAGFIFGCGIAYIYFLFDLLTIISLSFTSILVSRGYVLYAADNPAYDWNFAILIIAYLAIPVIYLVSRIRKEEFILGNYGLPSHVQRISERERLKKEMEIAAKVQLSLLPKEEPVIPGYEIGSISIPAVEAGGDYYDFVKLSGNKVGIAIGDVSGKGIGAAIYMTLTKGILQAHAEENISPSNVLVKVNRLLYKTIEKNSFVSMFYAILNVNNNTISYSRAGHNPGILCSQEAAGTRLLLSKGMALGLEEGSIFSSTLKEEEIEIKRGDLFVLYTDGFTEAMNEKHDQYGEDTLVKLLEKNRHLPAKELIHLVLKDVRKFVDNYPQHDDMTMVVLKRI, from the coding sequence ATGCAAAATTATTTTGCTTCACATCGTTATTGGATCATTTCCTGGATTGCCATTTTAGGTCTCATAATAGTTTTTTACCCGCTAAACCCATATGAAAGTATGGAATTGAAAACTACCCGGCCGGAAGCCGTAGAGATTGCAAAAGAATTTTTGACTCAACAGAATATCGATCCGGATAAATTTTACGTGGAAGCTTTTCTCGACTATTCACCAGTGGAAATCAGGTATATAATTAAAAAACTCGGCGGAAAGGAATTTAAAAATTACGGTTGGAACGAAAAATGGTCTAACCTGAGCTGGACAGTTTACTTTCATCAAAACCTTCCGAGACAGATGCAGCAGTTATCCTACACAGTTGATGTTTCCAACACAGGCGAGATATTCGGGTTCAACAAGACATTAACGGACACGACTACAATACCATCTCTGTCTAAGTCCGAAGCGACCGAGCTGATTTCACTTTATCTCTCAAACGAGATCGGAAATGATTTCCGGGAAATGAAACTGATCGAAACAAGGGAAGAGAATTTCAGGAACAGGACCGATTTTTCATTCCGATGGGAAAGGACCGAACCGCGCCTCAATGCAAAAATCGTTATTACATCCCGTGTATCGGGTAATACCATTGGAGGGTATTCCTACTACTTTGAAGTCCCTCAACAGGAACGTGAATATTTTGAAGCCAGTGAAGCTATCTACGGAACTGTATCAGTAATTTTTGTGATTTTTCTGATCATACTCGCATTCTATCTTTTCTTAAAGAAATATCATCAGGGCGAAGTCTGGATAAGCGTCGGAAGAATCTTTTTTATTTTATATTTTCTACTATCCCTTATCAATCTGATTAACTACTGGCCCGCAATCGGGCAGGGCGCGATGATAGGTGATGTCTCTTTCCTCTATACTAAGATAATTGTTCTTCTTGTGAACGGATTGATCATTTCATTCTTTATGTCGATACTAATTTTTGCTTCATGGACAGTCGGGGAGTCATATGCGAGGAGTTTATGGCCAGGCAAATTGAAAGGGATAGACGCATTTATAAAGGGACATTTTTTTGCAATCGATTCCGGAACGGCTCTCTTTAAAGGTTTTGTACTCGGCAATGCACTGGCATTCAGTTACCTGGTTGTCGGTTTAATACTCAATAAACCTGAAGCAAAGATTTTTCTATCACCGGCAGGATTGATGGAGGGATTCGCTTCTTACATCCCGGTGCTTGCAACTATTCTGGAAGGTGCGTCTGTATCAATTTTAGCCGCGATCAGTGTTCCGTTTTTTATTGTAAACATCTCTTATCAGAGATGGAAAAGGAAGTGGGTTTCAATTCTGCTTTCCGGGTTAGTAACAACTCTCGCGTTTGTAATTGCTTCCACTCCCCCTTCGTTGAATAACTTCGCAATCAACCTGCTTGCCGGATTTATTTTCGGATGCGGCATTGCATACATTTATTTTCTATTCGATCTTCTAACAATTATAAGTTTGAGTTTCACTTCTATTCTTGTATCGCGCGGATATGTTTTGTACGCTGCCGATAATCCGGCATACGACTGGAACTTTGCAATTCTGATCATAGCATATCTTGCAATCCCGGTAATATATCTGGTAAGCCGTATCAGGAAAGAAGAATTTATTCTGGGTAATTACGGATTACCGTCGCATGTCCAGAGAATTTCAGAACGTGAGAGACTGAAGAAGGAGATGGAAATTGCGGCAAAAGTTCAGCTAAGTCTTCTTCCGAAAGAGGAACCGGTTATTCCGGGTTATGAAATCGGAAGTATTTCAATTCCCGCTGTAGAAGCCGGAGGCGATTATTACGATTTTGTAAAGCTGAGCGGCAACAAGGTCGGAATTGCAATTGGCGATGTTAGCGGTAAAGGAATCGGCGCGGCAATTTATATGACACTTACAAAAGGGATTCTCCAGGCACACGCAGAGGAGAATATTTCACCTTCCAATGTACTTGTAAAAGTGAACAGGCTGCTTTATAAAACAATTGAAAAGAATTCTTTTGTAAGCATGTTCTATGCAATTCTCAACGTGAATAATAACACTATTTCCTATTCGCGGGCAGGACACAATCCCGGAATTTTGTGCAGTCAGGAAGCCGCCGGAACACGCCTTCTTTTAAGTAAGGGAATGGCTCTTGGATTGGAAGAGGGATCAATATTTTCTTCGACACTTAAAGAAGAAGAGATTGAAATAAAAAGAGGGGATCTGTTTGTTCTCTATACCGACGGATTTACGGAAGCTATGAATGAGAAACACGATCAGTATGGTGAAGATACACTCGTAAAACTGCTTGAAAAAAACAGGCATCTTCCGGCAAAAGAATTGATCCATCTTGTTCTAAAGGATGTTAGAAAATTTGTTGATAACTACCCTCAGCATGACGATATGACTATGGTAGTATTGAAGAGAATCTGA
- a CDS encoding bacteriohemerythrin, with protein sequence MSNITWKESFSIGIRVIDDQHRRLIEIINDLYDAQRIGTSQFIMNGVINRLEEYTIYHFKLEEEMQSLNLYPDFNKHIEEHQEFIGKLSEFKQDSIRNNLLLSIKTIDYLKDWTINHILGSDRDFGEYLRKLEAA encoded by the coding sequence ATGTCTAATATCACCTGGAAGGAATCCTTCAGTATTGGCATTCGTGTAATTGATGACCAGCACAGAAGGCTTATTGAAATAATAAATGACCTATACGATGCGCAGAGAATCGGGACTTCTCAATTCATTATGAATGGGGTAATAAACCGTCTTGAAGAATACACTATTTATCATTTCAAACTGGAAGAAGAGATGCAGTCCCTTAATCTCTATCCGGATTTTAATAAGCATATTGAGGAGCACCAGGAATTTATCGGAAAGCTTTCTGAATTCAAGCAGGATTCAATAAGGAATAACCTGCTGCTCAGTATTAAAACCATCGATTACCTGAAAGATTGGACAATTAATCATATACTCGGATCAGACCGGGATTTTGGTGAATACTTGCGCAAACTTGAAGCTGCATGA